One Helicoverpa armigera isolate CAAS_96S chromosome 1, ASM3070526v1, whole genome shotgun sequence genomic window carries:
- the LOC110377594 gene encoding uncharacterized protein LOC110377594, translated as MTDSSSFTSLFALVDSHLSNCTLNDSPSDGRVGSLPMPMLNLPRGLSDTRISSSSQRLPIPRFSLSESPIANVLSEQLSNMLKAKELKKQQEEEQERLQEEMRRLEIEEKNCVIDLMKAVQKPGELKPTKPQESVSISSSFESLILDGKEFANDSSKESASEAVLSAPEPEPSLPITTDMSYILKQKIKSGKCSAFGKVLTSRLRPVAAPYLREKVPSTIVPFDFSTKSPCDLIKEKLKRKPVHTVSNTYHDFF; from the coding sequence ATGACTGACTCAAGTTCTTTTACGTCTTTGTTTGCTTTGGTGGATAGTCATTTATCCAACTGCACTTTGAATGACAGCCCAAGCGATGGTCGTGTCGGTTCACTGCCAATGCCGATGCTAAACCTTCCTCGAGGATTGTCTGACACTCGGATCTCATCGTCGTCGCAGAGATTGCCTATTCCAAGGTTCAGTTTGAGTGAGAGCCCCATCGCTAATGTTCTTTCGGAGCAGCTGTCGAATATGCTCAAAGCTAAGGAGCTTAAAAAGCAACAGGAAGAGGAACAAGAGAGACTGCAGGAAGAGATGCGAAGATTAGAAATAGAGGAAAAGAATTGTGTAATAGACTTGATGAAAGCAGTGCAGAAACCTGGGGAACTGAAACCAACGAAACCTCAAGAATCTGTGAGCATCAGCAGTTCCTTTGAATCACTGATTTTAGATGGCAAAGAGTTTGCTAACGACTCCTCAAAGGAGTCTGCTTCAGAAGCTGTGCTGTCAGCTCCGGAGCCTGAACCATCATTACCGATTACCACAGATATGTCATACAtactcaaacaaaaaattaaaagtggGAAATGCTCAGCATTTGGAAAAGTTCTTACTTCACGTTTACGGCCTGTAGCCGCTCCTTACTTGAGAGAAAAGGTGCCTTCAACCATTGTTCCGTTTGACTTCAGCACCAAATCACCGTGTGACTTGATTAAAGAGAAGCTAAAGAGAAAGCCGGTGCACACTGTCAGTAATACGTACCATGACTTTTTCTGA
- the LOC110377578 gene encoding pyruvate dehydrogenase phosphatase regulatory subunit, mitochondrial: MLVKGFRGVRTYRAHKCIGVVSREFSSRLDALDHEERLEGCLSALPPKAKVVICGGGMMGAAVAYHLARRGWGDQTIVVEKEKVGIGSRWHSSGLVGAFKPTLAQVRLTQSSIRLLQELEAKGRATGWKQCGSLLLARNRDRMTVYRRMKSQSVSWGIPCELVSPKRCQELWPLLNVDDVLGGLWIPGDGVGDPHLLNMALMRESVQSGVGVMEDCAVTAVLSKNDRVCGVETNRGAIECEYFVNCAGFWARKVGQLARPQVKVPLLPCEHYYLHTKPIDNLDPMTPVIRDPDGYIYLRERDGCILAGGFEPIAKPVYEEEITSMAQRCVPEDWDHFHVLLQQLLKRVPSLSQAVLHKLCNGLEAFSPDCKWIVGEAPEMFNYHVAAGMKTVGISAAGGVAEATADEIVDGYSKYDMYELGLNRFLGLHNNKRFLRDRVKEVPGVHYGLPYPFQEFETGRNLRLSPIYPTLRDNGAVFGQVMGYERPTWFETVDPKEASDKPRPFKVAYTKTFNKPHWFDTVQREYWACRERVGLADYSSFTKIDIQSQGREVVDLLQYLCSNDVDVPVGSIIHTGMQNERGGYENDCSLARVSENLYMMIAPTIQQTRCKAWLKRHLPANGSVTLSDVTSMYTAICIMGPFTRNLLSELTDTDLSPSKFPFFTFKEIDVALANGVRAMNLTHTGELGYVLYIPNEFALHVYNRLMTIGEKYGISHVGYYASRALRVEKFFAFWGQDLDTMTTPLECGRTWRVKFDKDIKFIGRDALLRQREEGIRRQYVQLLLTDHDHELDMWSWGGEPIYRDGNYCGQTTTTSYGFTFKKQVCLGFVENLDKNGVPQRITNDYVLSGHYEIDIGGIRYAAKLNLHSPNLPTKYPDKERDVYQATRKLHEPQQFLGRHYQP, from the exons ATGTTAGTTAAAGGTTTTCGGGGTGTTAGGACGTACAGGGCTCATAAATGTATAGGTGTAGTATCGCGAGAATTTTCCAGTCGATTAGACGCCTTGGACCATGAAGAAAGGTTAGAGGGTTGTCTTTCGGCTTTGCCTCCGAAGGCTAAAGTGGTGATATGTGGGGGCGGGATGATGGGGGCAGCCGTGGCGTACCACCTCGCGCGCCGCGGCTGGGGCGACCAAACCATCGTCGTAGAGAAAGAAAA agTTGGCATCGGCAGTCGCTGGCATTCCTCAGGACTGGTCGGTGCCTTCAAGCCTACCCTTGCACAAGTGCGTCTGACCCAATCTTCTATAAGGCTCCTGCAAGAGCTTGAGGCTAAAGGCAGAGCTACTGGCTGGAAACAATGTGGGTCCCTACTGCTGGCAAGAAACCGCGACCGCATGACCGTGTACAGAAGAATGAAGAGTCAATCAGT ATCTTGGGGTATACCTTGCGAGCTGGTCTCCCCAAAGCGATGTCAGGAGTTATGGCCTCTTCTGAACGTCGACGACGTGTTGGGCGGGCTCTGGATACCCGGAGATGGGGTTGGAGACCCACACTTACTCAACATGGCGCTGATGAGAGAAAGTGTCCAAAGTG GTGTGGGGGTAATGGAAGATTGCGCCGTTACCGCAGTGCTGTCGAAGAACGATCGTGTTTGCGGCGTGGAAACGAATCGCGGTGCCATCGAGTGCGAGTATTTCGTCAACTGCGCTGGATTCTGGGCTAGAAAG GTTGGCCAGTTGGCAAGGCCGCAAGTAAAAGTGCCGTTGTTACCCTGCGAACACTACTACCTTCATACGAAGCCGATTGACAATCTAGATCCGATGACCCCAG tTATCCGCGATCCGGATGGCTACATTTACCTGCGGGAGAGAGACGGCTGCATCCTCGCCGGTGGCTTCGAACCTATCGCCAAACCCGTATATGAAGAAGAAA TAACATCAATGGCCCAGCGTTGCGTGCCGGAAGACTGGGACCACTTTCACGTACTTCTACAACAGCTGCTGAAACGAGTGCCGAGTCTCTCCCAGGCGGTGCTGCACAAACTCTGCAACGGCCTCGAAGCATTCTCCCCGGATTGCAAGTGGATTGTGGGAGAAGCACCCGAG ATGTTCAACTACCACGTAGCGGCTGGTATGAAGACTGTAGGCATATCAGCCGCCGGCGGGGTGGCTGAAGCGACGGCCGATGAGATAGTCGACGGCTACTCTAAATACGACATGTATGAACTCGGCCTTAATCGGTTTCTGGGGCTACATAACAATAAGAGGTTCTTGAGAGACCGCGTTAAAGAGGTGCCTG GTGTCCACTACGGTCTTCCGTATCCGTTCCAAGAGTTCGAAACGGGTCGTAACCTCCGACTGTCGCCTATTTACCCGACTTTGCGCGACAATGGCGCCGTGTTCGGACAAGTCATGGGCTATGAAAGACCTACGTGGTTCGAAACTGTTG ATCCAAAAGAGGCGTCGGACAAGCCCCGCCCATTTAAGGTGGCGTACACGAAGACGTTTAACAAGCCACATTGGTTCGACACGGTGCAGAGAGAGTACTGGGCTTGTAGGGAACGAGTGGGGTTAGCTGATTACTCCTCGTTCACTAAGATTGATATACAG TCTCAAGGTCGCGAAGTAGTGGACCTACTCCAGTACTTATGCTCCAACGATGTGGATGTACCAGTCGGCAGTATCATACATACGGGCATGCAGAACGAACGCGGGGGCTATGAGAACGATTGCAGTCTCGCCAGGGTGTCTGAAAATCT CTACATGATGATAGCTCCAACGATACAACAGACCCGTTGCAAAGCCTGGCTCAAACGCCATCTTCCCGCAAACGGTTCAGTGACTCTCTCTGACGTCACATCCATGTACACAGCAATTTGCATCATGGGACCTTTTACGAGAAACCTGCTTTCTGAACTGACAGACACTGATCTTTCGCCGTCCAAGTTTCCTTTCTTTACCTTTAAAGAGATCGATGTGGCTTTAGCCAATGGTGTGAGAGCGATGAATTTGACGCACACGGGAGAGCTGGGATATGTCCTGTATATTCCTAATGAG TTCGCCCTCCACGTGTACAACCGTCTGATGACGATAGGCGAGAAGTACGGCATATCTCATGTCGGCTACTACGCGTCGAGGGCACTTCGCGTGGAGAAGTTCTTCGCCTTCTGGGGTCAGGACCTCGACACCATGACCACGCCGCTGGAGTGCGGCCGCACTTGGCGGGTCAAGTTCGAT AAAGACATAAAATTCATCGGTCGCGACGCCCTTCTCCGACAGCGGGAAGAAGGTATTCGCCGGCAATACGTGCAACTGTTGCTGACCGACCATGATCATGAACTGGACATGTGGTCTTGGGGCGGAGAGCCGATATATAGAGACGGGAATTACTGTGGGCaaactactactactagttATGGGTTTACGTTTAAAAAACAG GTATGCCTCGGTTTCGTCGAAAACTTAGATAAAAATGGAGTCCCGCAACGTATCACGAACGACTACGTGCTCAGCGGACATTATGAAATAGATATCGGCGGTATcag ATACGCTGCCAAACTGAATTTGCACTCTCCGAACTTGCCGACAAAATACCCGGATAAGGAACGCGACGTATACCAAGCGACGAGAAAGCTGCACGAACCACAACAGTTCTTAGGACGTCACTATCAACCGTAA